The Tessaracoccus timonensis sequence GGGTGGATGGCCGCGCCATTGACGGTGACGATCACAATGCTGCCAGGCACGCTTGACCGCACGACGAAGTCCAGGTCGCGCAGGATGTCCTTCGTCAGCACGTCCGTGTAGTCGAGCCAGGTGATCGCCAGTATGGTCCAGTCCACGTCGGGCAACCGGTCGCGTGCCTCGCCCATGAGAACGCGGATGCCTTTGTACGGCTTGTTGAACTCAAGACGATGCTGAATGTTCGTGTCGCGCTCGATGCTCGTCATTCGAGGAATCCCGAGCCCACGATGGAACTCAATGAAGTCGATAAACTCCAAGCCGCCAAACCCGACGTATTGGTACTGGTCCAAGGCGGAGATAGCCGTGAGGCGACGGCATGCGTCAACGATCATTCTCCGTTGCGCGGCCTTCGCCGGTCGGAACTCGTACTGTCGGGCCATTAGTCGATCTCTTGGTCGTAGAAGTAGTCGAAGGTGAGACGGCCGACCTCAGAGCCGCTGGTCGCGCCGAGGGCATTTGCCGCCTCATCGAATCGATCTTTGTCGACGGAATACTGGATGCGCTGGATCTTCGGTGTCGGTGGTGCCTTCGGCCTCGGTGGGGGTGCTTCCGGAACGATCATCTGTTTTGATGCGGAGAGCGACGTGATCGGCTGATCCTGCGCTTCGTCGAGGGCAACCAGAATCTCGGGCTTCTCCTCGTCATCCTCCAGACGCGAGCGCACTTGCTTGGCCCGGTTAATGACGGCCTGAACCGCAACAAGAGCTGTCTTCATCTCGGACTGGACAGCTCGGAACACGGGAGAGTCGCGATCAACAGCGGTCTTGGTGGTATTCCATGGCAGGAGACTGGCGTCGTCCGCTGACAGATAGACGAAGCCACGGAAGGAGCGATACTGCGGGTGATAGGCCGCAGCTGGGTTGCCCCACCCGGTGAGCGGAGACCTATCGGCCACGAGTAGCAGGCGGTCGTTGCAGAAGAGGTACCAGCCCGCGTCGCCGGGGTCTTGGAAGTTCTCCGCCTGCCCATCGTCTTCGGGGTCGGCGTTCTTATCCCGTTTGGGTGGAGCCGCCGTGCCCGCATAGAGCTTGACGTCCACGGTGCCCCCGGCTGGGCCGGGAACTTGGAACTCCCGGAACACCGGCTGCACCATGTCGGAGACTTGGAGTGATGGTCGCGATGCCGTGAGAGGGTTCTCGCTGTTGAGATGGAGCTGGAGGCCGCTTTGTATCGACTCCTGGTGACGCAGCCGCAACTCGGTCCGAAGTGCCTGAACGATGGCTGGGTCCTTGAGGTCGTCTTCGACGCTGGCGTGCAGCTTCATCACAGCGATGGTCGTTCCAGCCTCCTCGTCGGCAGGGATGGTGACGCCTTCATCCACACTCTCGAACTGGAAGGTCCATGCCTCTTGAGCCGCCCACTGCTCGACATCCACCTTGAGATGGAATCGTGAGCCGTCGTCGGCCCCGGTCTCGCCGCGGTGCGCTGATCGCACCTCGAATGCTTGTCCTAACTTGAAAAACGCGCGCTTCATTCCGACGCCAAACTGTCCCACAGAGCGCTTGACGCCCGTGAAGTCCTTCGACCGGCCGAATCGGAAAGCGTAGTGTCGAGCGATGTCGGCAGAGATACCGCCGGAGTTGTCGGCAATCGTGAACGTGCCGTCCCCGAACGCGATCCGGACCCATTGGCCAGCCAGGTTACCATCCGGGTGGAGCCCTCTGGCGCCGTCCACGCTGTTGTCGACCAGGTCGACGATCGCGGGCAGCAGCTCGATGTCCTTGGTCAACATCTCAATGAAGAAGCGCTTCTCCGCGCCAGCGTCCACCGTCGTGTCAGAGGTCTGTGTCACCATGTACCCATGATGCCCGAAATGTGCCCACCCCGGAAAGCGAACGTGCCCTCCGGAGTGCACGGCGGGAACCTCGACGCCCATCCTTGTGGGGCGGCCCCATACTCTGGGCCCCCACGCACCCGCCCGGTCGCCGTAGACCTCTTCGCGGGTGCAGGTGGCATGACACTCGGGTTCGAACAGGCAGGTTTCGACGTTGTAGCCGCCGTCGAGTACGACCCAGTTCATGCGGCCACCCACGCCTTCAACTTCCCGCAGTGCGAGGTGCTCTGCCGTGACGCCTCATTGGTTTCAGTCGAGGACGTGCTTCGTGCGGCTGAGCGCGGGTATAAGCGACTTCACCCCGGTAAGGTCTGGCCAGGGCGTCTTGACGCCCTGATCGGCGGACCACCCTGCCAGGGCTTCTCCACAGGCGGCAAGCGCGAGCAGGACGACGAACGAAATGATCTTCTTCTCCACTTCGTCCGTCTGGTCGAGGAACTCAGACCTCGAACGTTCTGCCTAGAGAATGTCGCCGGGCTTTTGGAAGACAAGTTTTCGGACATCAGAGAGAGCGCGTTCCGCCGGCTCCGTGAAGCGGGGTACGCCCTTTCCGGAACCGACAAGCCGGTCAACAGCCTCAACTTCGGCATACCGCAGTCGCGCCGACGTGTGATCGTGCTAGGCGCGCTCGGCAAGGTGGCGCCGAGCCGCCTCCAACCGGAGGAGGGCACGATTTCGGTTGAAGAGGCATTCGAGGGCTTGCCCTCGCCATTCGACTATGACGTGCTACTGGTGTCCGATGAGGTAGCGCTCCGGAGCGAGGACATCGAGCGCCGTGCTGCTATCAAGAACATATATGCACGTACCCTCGCTGGCCTCAATGCATCGCCGGATGACAAGTCGAGGCCACGCTTCTGGGAGCCAACTGTGTTGACGGGCTCACGACTCACGACTCACGCTGAGCAGACGATCATGCGGTTCGCCGCGACGGACGCTGGTACGGTGGAACCGAAGAGTCGACTGTATCGACTCCCTTTGAAGGGGCCGTCACGTACGCTGCGAGCGGGTACAGGCTCCGAGAGGGGGTCCCACACATCCCCTCGTCCGATCCACCCCACCGAGGATCGGGTCATCACGGTGCGCGAAGCGGCACGGCTGCACGGATATCCCGACTGGTTCCGTTTTCACACCACGAACTGGCACGGGCACCGTCAGGTCGGGAACAGTGTGCCGCCCCCGCTTGCTCGTGCGGCGGCGCTCGCCTTGATGGGGTCCCTTGGCCACTCTCCGATGCCGCTTCGCGCGACAATCGCGCTCGGTGACAGGTCCCTGCTCAGCCTGTCGAGGACCGAAGCTCAGTCCATCTTCGCTGCGACGGCCGATGAGATGCCTGCCACGAGAACTCGGGGACGCGTTGGTCGAGACGAGCTGGTGCTGTCACGCCCTGCGGCACCGTCGGGCTAGCCGAAGACGCTGTCGGCGTGGGATGGGATCGGAAGACCACGTCTGCTCTTGCTCGGAGCACGGTGTTCCGAGCGCGTCCGCATCGTCCTGACAGCGCTGCTCGCCATGGGAGCATCCGCGGCTAATCTCGACGCGGAAACGGCCGCCTCACACCGGCAGACGCTGCACAGAGTGTCTCTGCTGCAGTCAGTCCAGGTCCTTCCACCGTGCCTCGCATGCGAGATAGTGGCTCATCGCATTTGAGGGTGTATTCAGGATTTGACCTGAGTCGTGCAGGTTAGTGACCCAGGATTTTGATGATGCTTTTCTGGGTGTTGGGGTCGATGGTGGGTTCGGCGGTGAGTTCGTGGCCTGCGATGTTGATGGTGACCTCGCGTAGCGGGCGTAGGGTTCGGACGAGTCGTTTGATGCTCCAGCCGCTCTGGTCTTGGAGGTAGCGGGCGATCGCGAGGGCGGCGAAGACGATGTCGAGGTGGGCTTTGATGGCGTCTGGGGTGTGGTGGAAGGTCGGGCGGGCGTCGAGGTCGGATTTGGACATTCGAAAGCCTTGCTCGACCCGCCAGAGGTCGTGGTAAGCAACGATCACTTGCGCGCCGGTCATCTGGTGTTGGCTGATGTTGGTGACGTAGCCTTTCAACCCGGCGAGGCTAACGGCCTTGTCGTAAGCGCTCTGGTCGAAGATGGTTGCCTTGCCGGTGGTCTTGAGGAACCGGGCCTTCTTCGGGCGGGTTGCGCCTTCGATGATCGCCAGGGCGCGGTTGCGCTGCTGGTTGAGGGTCTTGTTGTCGCGTACGAACCGTTTCTGCGAGTACTGGTAGACCATCCTGCGGCGCTGCTTGTCCCGGCCCATCGTGGTCGAGGTTTGGGTCTGCTGAAGGTTTGGTTGACGTCCGGGGTTATGCCGCCAGTGTAGCGGTTGGTTTCATGATGAGTTCGAACTCGACCGGGGAGAGTTTCCCGAGTCGGCGTTGACGGCGTTTGCGGTGATACTTCCCCTCGATCCAGGACACGATCGCCAGCCGTAGTTCCTCTCGTGTGCTCCAGGACCGTCGGTCGAGGACGTTCTTCTGCAGCAGGGCGAAGAACGACTCCATCGCAGCGTTGTCACCACAGGCCCCCACGCGGCCCATTGAGCCACGTAGCCCGTGACGTTTCAGGGCTTTCAGGAAGCGTCTGGAGCGGAATTGAGAGCCGCGGTCCGAGTGCACGATCACTCCGGTGGGCCGGCCTCGGTGGGCCACTGCCATCTCGAGCGCGTTGACAGCGATCCGGGCCTTCATCCTGGTGTCGATCGAGTAGCCCACGATCCGGTTGGAGAACACATCCTTGATCGCACACAGATACACCTTTCCCTCACGAGTGCGGTGCTCGGTGATGTCGGTGAGCCATAGTTCGTTGGGGCCGTCGGCCGTGAACTGACGCTGCACGAGGTCATCGTGGACCGGTGCCCCTGCCTTCTTGTAGCGCGATGTGCGTGTGACGATGACCGATTGGATGCCAGCGACCCGGCACAGCCGCCAGACTCTGCGCTCCGAGAGTGTGTAACCCAGCTCGCCGATGTCGTCGGCCAGCACCCGGTAGCCGCCCTCGGGGTCGTCGGCATGGAGCTTGCGTAGCACGGCGATCAACTCACGTTCCTCGGCCTCACGCACCGAAATCGGCTGCTTGAGCCACTTGTAGTAGCCCTGTTTGGACAATCC is a genomic window containing:
- a CDS encoding DNA cytosine methyltransferase, translated to MTLGFEQAGFDVVAAVEYDPVHAATHAFNFPQCEVLCRDASLVSVEDVLRAAERGYKRLHPGKVWPGRLDALIGGPPCQGFSTGGKREQDDERNDLLLHFVRLVEELRPRTFCLENVAGLLEDKFSDIRESAFRRLREAGYALSGTDKPVNSLNFGIPQSRRRVIVLGALGKVAPSRLQPEEGTISVEEAFEGLPSPFDYDVLLVSDEVALRSEDIERRAAIKNIYARTLAGLNASPDDKSRPRFWEPTVLTGSRLTTHAEQTIMRFAATDAGTVEPKSRLYRLPLKGPSRTLRAGTGSERGSHTSPRPIHPTEDRVITVREAARLHGYPDWFRFHTTNWHGHRQVGNSVPPPLARAAALALMGSLGHSPMPLRATIALGDRSLLSLSRTEAQSIFAATADEMPATRTRGRVGRDELVLSRPAAPSG
- a CDS encoding ATP-binding protein, translated to MNWVVLDGGYNVETCLFEPECHATCTREEVYGDRAGAWGPRVWGRPTRMGVEVPAVHSGGHVRFPGWAHFGHHGYMVTQTSDTTVDAGAEKRFFIEMLTKDIELLPAIVDLVDNSVDGARGLHPDGNLAGQWVRIAFGDGTFTIADNSGGISADIARHYAFRFGRSKDFTGVKRSVGQFGVGMKRAFFKLGQAFEVRSAHRGETGADDGSRFHLKVDVEQWAAQEAWTFQFESVDEGVTIPADEEAGTTIAVMKLHASVEDDLKDPAIVQALRTELRLRHQESIQSGLQLHLNSENPLTASRPSLQVSDMVQPVFREFQVPGPAGGTVDVKLYAGTAAPPKRDKNADPEDDGQAENFQDPGDAGWYLFCNDRLLLVADRSPLTGWGNPAAAYHPQYRSFRGFVYLSADDASLLPWNTTKTAVDRDSPVFRAVQSEMKTALVAVQAVINRAKQVRSRLEDDEEKPEILVALDEAQDQPITSLSASKQMIVPEAPPPRPKAPPTPKIQRIQYSVDKDRFDEAANALGATSGSEVGRLTFDYFYDQEID
- a CDS encoding transposase; this translates as MGRDKQRRRMVYQYSQKRFVRDNKTLNQQRNRALAIIEGATRPKKARFLKTTGKATIFDQSAYDKAVSLAGLKGYVTNISQHQMTGAQVIVAYHDLWRVEQGFRMSKSDLDARPTFHHTPDAIKAHLDIVFAALAIARYLQDQSGWSIKRLVRTLRPLREVTINIAGHELTAEPTIDPNTQKSIIKILGH
- a CDS encoding IS3 family transposase (programmed frameshift) → MPKITYTDEFKRDAVALVASGIPQKQVVKDLGVAKTTLQAWVRDARFQSHGMTPTTDPEARKDMSQALRRIRELEMENEVLRRAAAYLSQAHINTPKMIYPLVKEMAAVGAPVRVPVAVACRILGLSKQGYYKWLKQPISVREAEERELIAVLRKLHADDPEGGYRVLADDIGELGYTLSERRVWRLCRVAGIQSVIVTRTSRYKKAGAPVHDDLVQRQFTADGPNELWLTDITEHRTREGKVYLCAIKDVFSNRIVGYSIDTRMKARIAVNALEMAVAHRGRPTGVIVHSDRGSQFRSRRFLKALKRHGLRGSMGRVGACGDNAAMESFFALLQKNVLDRRSWSTREELRLAIVSWIEGKYHRKRRQRRLGKLSPVEFELIMKPTATLAA